The proteins below are encoded in one region of Sedimentibacter sp. zth1:
- the yunB gene encoding sporulation protein YunB, which translates to MKKLKKLKKSHIKILLFTLLVIFILVYYIIEVRIKPVLASICEVRARIIATQAINNAIKTELQKDDLKEQLIVSTYDNEGKINMISTNANIMNILSANITANVQGALKGLTKQPFSINLGYVLNNWLLPDLGPELEYNIIPQGSVLVDFITEFEESGINQTRYKIFITVTVEIRVISPAVTNDTYTVS; encoded by the coding sequence TTGAAAAAGTTGAAAAAGTTAAAAAAGTCTCATATTAAAATATTATTATTTACATTATTGGTTATATTTATACTTGTTTATTACATTATTGAAGTTCGAATAAAACCGGTTTTAGCTTCGATATGTGAGGTAAGGGCTAGAATTATTGCAACACAAGCAATAAACAATGCGATAAAAACTGAATTGCAAAAAGATGATCTGAAGGAACAGCTAATTGTATCTACATATGATAATGAAGGAAAAATAAATATGATAAGTACTAATGCTAATATTATGAATATACTTTCAGCAAATATAACAGCCAATGTTCAAGGAGCTTTAAAAGGGCTTACCAAACAACCATTTAGTATAAATTTAGGGTATGTTTTAAATAACTGGTTATTGCCAGACCTAGGACCTGAATTAGAGTACAATATTATTCCTCAAGGTAGTGTGTTAGTAGATTTTATAACGGAATTTGAGGAGTCAGGTATAAATCAAACAAGATATAAAATTTTTATTACTGTAACAGTGGAAATAAGAGTTATTAGTCCAGCTGTAACTAATGACACATACACAGTAAGCTAA